GACGCCCTCGAGGATGGAGGAATTCATTGGGTAGATGGCGGAAGCGAGAATCCCACGGAGATACTTCCGTAATCGCCTAGCGAACTGGATGGCGGGAGCAAGTTGGCTTTCGATGGCAAGGCGATACCAGCGCCGCCACCGTTGTGCCCCCTCTCGGACGGACGGGGCAAACCAGATTTCCTTGAGTTCGGTTTTCAGGAGATAAACAGTTGCCAACGGTGCGTTGGCGGCAAGTAACTCCTCGAGTTTGACGGCCTGCTCCTCTTGCAGGTTATCCCGGTTGCGCAGCAGGAGCCAACGGCTGCGCTTGATCACTTTTCGAGCCGCGGGTTGCTCGCGCAGGGCGTTGGCCTGATCGACGCGAACGCGATCGACCACATCACGGCCAAAGCGCGCCACCACATGAAAGAGGTCATAGACGACTTCGGCATTGGGGCAGTGTTTGCGCACTTCCAAATCGAATGCGGTATTCATGTCCATCGCGACGGCTTCGATCTGTCGGCAAGCTTCCTCCCCGAGCAATTCAAAGAAAGGCCGAATGGCCTCCCGACTATTGCCTTCTCCGACCCAGAGTACCCGCATGCACTGGGCGTCCATGACGACGGTGGCGTAGCGATGCCCTTTGTGCAACGCAAACTCGTCCATGACCAAGCGCCGGCTCCCCTTGGCGTTGAATTCACCGTGCAGGCGCTCCAGGCGCTGATGGTCAATGGCCTTGATCGTGTGCCAGTGAAGCCCTGTCAGTTGGGCGACATGAGCAATCGGCAGGAGTTGCGCCAGGGCTTCCACCCAGGCCCGGACCCGGTGGGTGATTCGGCTGCGCTTGTCCAGCCAGGCAATCTGCTCCACCACCCGAGCACCACAGTGATGGCAGTCCATCCGGCGAATCGGCACATCCAACCAGACTCGACGATCAAACCAGTCGCGCTCTCTGATGCGTCGCCGATTCCGTTCGTGAACCAGAACGCAAGGGGCTTGGCAGGATCCGCAACAGGCGAGTATTTCTGGTGCTTCGGAGAGACTGATCAGCAGAGAGCCGTCGGCCTCTTCGCAACACGAATCAACAACATGCCCTTCCCAGAATTGAAGGGCCAACATAGCATTCGACATGGCAGGGGTTTGGAAGATTGACTTGTTTGGCGACGATCAATCTACCAACGCCGAACCCCTGCCTCCTATCTCCGCTTCAATCCGTCAAGCCCCGCTTCCCCGGTAAAGCGCGATGAACCTATTTTTTTGAGGCCTATCTTCCAGACTATCTAGGAATTTGTCGTAGTCATCAGGTGAGCCAGCATTCCACCCGTTGGATTCACAGAAGTCTTCCCAGTCACTCATCGGCTTTCCTTGAAACGGCACTCTCATTTGTAATATCTAAACAGCAGCAGAAGCAAATTGCATCCAATATGCGGGAATATCAGACAAATTGAAACGCTGATTCAGTATGGCATTGCGGGTTGTAAAGCGGATAACTACTACTATTGTACTTTCAAACAAAATAGGACAAGCCAAATCCAACCCGCTTGGCATGCGCGGCTCAACTTCGTGCCCCCTTCAAAACTCTAAGCAGAGCGGCAACGTCCGCATAAGAGCGACCGCACGAGTGGCTGCAAATGGCCGGTTCCCGCCCGAGAACGTATGCGCGTTCATAATGCAAACAACCGGTCGAGTATCAGTGATGCTGTACCCAATCACGCAAAGCAGCGTTAATCCTGGTCTGCCAGCCTTCGCCGCCGGACTTGAACGCTTCCAGAATGTCCACGTCTATCCGCAGATTGACCTTGGCCTTGTTGCTTCCGACCGGACGGCCACGGCGCTTGAATTGACCGAGCTGCTCGGCGGTCAATGGCTGATTGTCCGGGTCGCCCAGAGCGGCGGCCGTGATTGCCGCGTCCTCGTCATCGGAAGGCAGCGCAAGGACGCGCCCTGATCTGGTTTTAATCGTTTTCAACATAAAACATCACCTCTCGCTTGTTCGCTTTTCGCAGGCTGATGATTCGCCTCTGGCCATCGCGCTCGACATAGACGCAGCAGAACAACCTGTCATCAATCGGCGCGAGAGCAACCAGACGCGTCTCACCATATACCTTGCGCTCATCCGCCCAGACCAGAGCAGCATTCCAGTCAATCAGCCCGGCGTCAGCGAGTGAGACGCCATGCTTTGCCTTGTTGCTTGCATCCTTGTCCGGATCAAATGTATTCACTTGATTTATTGTAGAGGCAGAAATTCGGCTGGGCAATTCTTTTTTGTCTCTACAAAAAACCCATGGCATGAGCAATTTGCTTTGAACTGGAGACGGAGCAAGCGATGTTCATCAAGCCCCTCACTGCCCCTTCATCCCCAATCCGCCCCGCACCTTGCCGATCAGATCATCGATATAGGTAAACACCACCGGAATCACCAGCAGGCTTAAAAAGGTCGAGGTGATCAGGCCGCCGATGACGACGATGGCCATCGGGGCGCGGAAGCTGGGGTCGGTGCCGATGCCGAGCGCGATCGGCATCATGCCGGCGCCCATTGCGATGGTGGTCATGATGATCGGCCGCGCCCGCTTGCGGCAGGCGTCGAGCAGCGCGCTCCAGCGGTCGAGGCCGTGTTCGCGGCGGGCGAGGATGACGTAGTCGATGAGCAGGATGGAGTTCTTGGTGGCGATGCCCATCAGCATGATCAGGCCGATCATCGACGGCATCGACAGCGCCGTGTGCGACAGGAAGAGCGCCAGGAAGGCCCCCGGTACGGAGAGGATGAGCGCCGCCAGGATGGTCACCGGCTGCACGAAATCCTTGAACAGCAGCACCAGCACGATGTAGATGCAGAGCACGCCGGTCGCCATGGCGAGAGCGAAGCTCTGGAACAGTTCGCCCATCGCTTCGGCGTCGCCGACCGTGGTCTGGATCACGCCGGGCGGCAGCTTGCTCAGGCTGGGCATGGCGAGCGCGGCTTTTTCGACTTCGCCGAGCGGTTGACCGTTCAGCTCGATCTCGAAATTGATGTTGCGCAGGCGGTCGTAGCGGTCGATCTCGGCCGGGCCGCCGGCAATGCTCAGGGTCGCGACATTGGCGATCATCACCGGGCCGTACTTGCCCGGTACGGTCAACCGCTCCAGAAGGCTCAAATCCTGGCGCGCCGCAGGCGGCAGCTTGACGATGATGGGCACCTGGCGCTGCGCCAGATTGAGCTTGGCAAGGCCCTGGTCGTAGTCGCCGGCGGTGGCGATGCGCAGCGTGTCGGCGATGGCGGCCGAGGTCACGCCGAGATCGGCGGCGCGCGCGAAGTCGGGGCGGATGACCAGTTCCGGCCGCACCAGGCTGGCCGTCGAGGTCACGTTGCCGATACCGGGAATGCTGCGCAGGTCGCGCTCGACGAGGCGGGCGTGGGCAGAGAGCACCGGGCCGTTTTCGCTGGCCAGCACGAGCACGTACTTTTCGTTCGAGCCGCCGAAACCAACCTTGAGCTGGACGCCGGGAATCGCCGCCAGACGGGCGCGGAAATCGGCCTCGACGTCCTGCTTGGTGACGCCGCCGCGTTCCTTGCGCGGCGTCAGGTTGATGGTCAGCGTTGCCTTGCGCACCTCGTTTGCACCGCGCGGCGCAAACGGGTCGCTGCCGGCCGCACCGCCGCCGATGGCGGTATAGACCATCCGGACATGCTTGTTCTGCTCGACAATGGCGCGCGCCTGCTCGGCGGCGGCCAGGGTTTCCGGGAAGGTGCTACCGGGCGGTAGCGAGATGTAAACCTGCGTCTGCGACAGATCGTCGGGCGGCAGGAAACCGGTCGGCAAGAGCGGCACCAGCGCGAAAGAGCCGACGAAGAAAACGACGGTGGCCGCCATCGTCAGCAGGCGATGCTTCAGGCACCAGGCGGCCCAGCCGCCGTAGATGGTCAGCCAGCGCGGTTCGTGATCCGCATGCGCGAGCGGCTTGAGGATGTAGGCCGCCATCATCGGCGTCAGCAGGCGGGCGACGACGAGCGAGAAGAACACGGCAATCGCAGCGGTCCACCCGAACTGGACGAAGAATTTGCCGGCGACGCCGCTCATGAAGGCGGTCGGCAAAAAGACCGCGATCAGCGTGAAGGTGGTGGCGATCACCGCCAGGCCGATTTCGTCGGCCGCTTCCATCGCCGCCGCAAACGGCGTCTTGCCCATGCGCAGGTGGCGCATGATGTTCTCGATCTCGACGATGGCGTCATCGACCAGGATGCCGACCACCAGCGACATCGAGAGCAGGGTCACGACATTGAGCGTGAAACCCATCAGGTGCATCACGGCGAAGGCCGGGATGATCGACAGCGGCAGCGCCGTCGCCGAAACGAAGGTGGCGCGCCAGTCGCGCAGGAAGAGCCAGACGACGATCACGGCGAGGATGGCGCCTTCGATCAGCAGCGACATCGAGCCTTCGAAATTTTCCTCGACCGGATCGACGAAATTGAAGGCTTCGGTGATCTCGATGTCCGGGTGTTCGAGGCGCAGCTTGGCCAGCGTGGCACGCACGTTGTCGGCCAGTTCGACCTCGCCGGCGCCGCGGCTACGCACGATTTCGAAACCGACCACCGGCTTGCCGTTGAGCAGCGCCGCCGAACGCTTTTCGCCGACCGTGTCGCTGACCGTCGCGACCTGGTCGAGACGCACGCGATGCCCGTCCGAGAGCAGGATGTCCATCGCCGCCAGTTCGCTCGCCGTGGCAACGGTGGCGATGGTGCGCACCGATTGCTCGATGCCGCCGACGTCGGCCTTGCCGCCCGAGGCTTCCTGCTGGATCTTGCGCAGCTGGCGCGAAATGTCGGAAGCCGTGGCGTTGAGCGCGAGCAGGCGGGCCGGGTCGAGTTCGACGCGGATTTCGCGCGTCACGCCGCCGACGCGCGCCACCGAGCCGACGCCACGCACGCTGAGCACCGACTTGGTGACGGTGTTGTCGACGAACCAGGACAGCGCCTCGTCGTCCATCCGGCTCGACGCGACGGTGTAGGTCAGGATCGGGCTGCCGGCCAGGTCGACCTTGGCGATCACCGGGTCCTTGAGGTCGCCGGGCAGATCGGAGCGGATGCGCGAAACGGCATCGCGCACGTCGTCGACCGCATCCTGCGTCGCCTTTTCGAGGCGGAATTCGACGGTAACGACGGTGACGCCGTCCTGCACCTTGGTGTAGATGTGCTTGATGCCCTGCAGCGTCGCCACCGAATTCTCGATCTTGCGCGCCACTTCGGTTTCCATCTGCGCCGGCGCCGCGCCGGGCAGCGAGGCGGTGACCGTCACGGTGGGCAGATCGACGTCCATGAATTGCTGCACCTTCATCGCCTTGAAGGCCATGACGCCGAACAGCGTCAGCATGATGAAGAGCAGGATGGCCGGGGTCGGGTTCCGGATCGACCAGGCGGAAACGTTCATTGCGGCTTGCCGCCCGCCACGACCTTGACCGCATCGCCGTCGGCCAGGAAGCCGGCGCTGTTCTCGACGATCTGCGCGGTCGACGCGAGGCCCGAGGTGATTTCCAGGCGCTCGCCGAGACGGCGGCCGATGCCGACCTTGGTCTGCGCGACACGGCCGCCGTCCGCCGTCGCGTTCTCGAGGCGGAAGACGTAGGCAAAACCTTCGCGCAGCACGACAGCGCCCTGCGGCACGGTCAACGCCGGGCTGCGCCCCAATTCGAACTCACCGCGCGCAAACATGCCGGCCTTGATCGGCGCATCAGCTGGCAAATCGACATAGACCAGGCCGTTGCGCGTCTGCGGATCGACGCTGGGCGCCACGGTGCGCACCTTGCCGACGACGCGCTCGCCGTTCGGGTTGACCAGCGCCGCAACGGCGCCCGGCTTGACGCGCGCCAGATCGGCGGCCGGCACTTCGGCCCGCCATTCGAGACGGCTGCCGCGGATCAGGCGGAACAGTTCCTGCCCGGCTTGGGTCAGCGAGCCGACCACGGCCGAACGGGCCGAGATCACGCCGTCGTCGCTGGCCAGCACGACCGTCTTGCTCATGCGCACTTCGGCCGCCTGCAGGCGCGCCTGCGCCGCGGCGAGACGTGCTTGCGCCGTGTGTTCGGCCGTCTGGTACTGGGTGTTGAGTTGCGTGCTGTAGAAACCCTTGGCTTTCAGCTCGGTCGCCCGCTCGCTGTTGCCCTTGGCTTCGGCCGCCGTCGCGGCCAGCTCGGCCACCGCCGCCTTGGCTTCGGCCAGTTCGCTGGCCACGGTGTCGCTGGCGATACGCGCCAGCACCTGGCCCTTTTTGACCTTGTCGCCAACCTGGGCGGCCACTTCGGTGATCCGGTAATTGCTCAGTTCGGGGCCGATCACCGCTTCCTGCCAGGCCAGCACATTGCCGTTGGCGGGCAGCACCTGCGCCCAGTCTTCGCTCTGCGGCGTGATCAGGCTGACGGTCAGGGCCGGACGGGCGGCAGCCGCGGGCTTGGCCGACTCGGCCGGCGGTGCTTCGCCAGCACCGGAAAAGACAAAAACGCCGAGCGCAAGCAGCGCCGCCAGGGCAAGGGCAATGCGCGTCTTGCGCCCGGCAAGCGGGCCCGTGGAAATGAAATTCATAGAAAAACCTGTGTCGACCGCCAAGAATTGGCGAATGATACCTTGCCCCTCGCCAATGTCATCGCCGGCGGCCGCACCGCCGGATTCAATGCGCGCCGAGTTGCCCCTGCGCCTCGTCGGCGCTTTCGTAAAGATGCGGCGTGATCTGCTGGCGCGCCAGCGCTTCGCCCAGTTTCAGGCGCATGAAGGAACTCGCCGTGTAGCGCGTGACGTGATGGTAGTGGCGCGCCATGATGCCCTTGACGACGGCGATGTAGTCGTCGATCAGTTCGGGCGCGATGGCGAAGCGGTCGTAATTGACGATGGCGTTGACCTTGTGGCCGAGCGGCGCGAGGTGCGCCTCG
The DNA window shown above is from Quatrionicoccus australiensis and carries:
- a CDS encoding efflux RND transporter periplasmic adaptor subunit: MNFISTGPLAGRKTRIALALAALLALGVFVFSGAGEAPPAESAKPAAAARPALTVSLITPQSEDWAQVLPANGNVLAWQEAVIGPELSNYRITEVAAQVGDKVKKGQVLARIASDTVASELAEAKAAVAELAATAAEAKGNSERATELKAKGFYSTQLNTQYQTAEHTAQARLAAAQARLQAAEVRMSKTVVLASDDGVISARSAVVGSLTQAGQELFRLIRGSRLEWRAEVPAADLARVKPGAVAALVNPNGERVVGKVRTVAPSVDPQTRNGLVYVDLPADAPIKAGMFARGEFELGRSPALTVPQGAVVLREGFAYVFRLENATADGGRVAQTKVGIGRRLGERLEITSGLASTAQIVENSAGFLADGDAVKVVAGGKPQ
- a CDS encoding efflux RND transporter permease subunit — translated: MNVSAWSIRNPTPAILLFIMLTLFGVMAFKAMKVQQFMDVDLPTVTVTASLPGAAPAQMETEVARKIENSVATLQGIKHIYTKVQDGVTVVTVEFRLEKATQDAVDDVRDAVSRIRSDLPGDLKDPVIAKVDLAGSPILTYTVASSRMDDEALSWFVDNTVTKSVLSVRGVGSVARVGGVTREIRVELDPARLLALNATASDISRQLRKIQQEASGGKADVGGIEQSVRTIATVATASELAAMDILLSDGHRVRLDQVATVSDTVGEKRSAALLNGKPVVGFEIVRSRGAGEVELADNVRATLAKLRLEHPDIEITEAFNFVDPVEENFEGSMSLLIEGAILAVIVVWLFLRDWRATFVSATALPLSIIPAFAVMHLMGFTLNVVTLLSMSLVVGILVDDAIVEIENIMRHLRMGKTPFAAAMEAADEIGLAVIATTFTLIAVFLPTAFMSGVAGKFFVQFGWTAAIAVFFSLVVARLLTPMMAAYILKPLAHADHEPRWLTIYGGWAAWCLKHRLLTMAATVVFFVGSFALVPLLPTGFLPPDDLSQTQVYISLPPGSTFPETLAAAEQARAIVEQNKHVRMVYTAIGGGAAGSDPFAPRGANEVRKATLTINLTPRKERGGVTKQDVEADFRARLAAIPGVQLKVGFGGSNEKYVLVLASENGPVLSAHARLVERDLRSIPGIGNVTSTASLVRPELVIRPDFARAADLGVTSAAIADTLRIATAGDYDQGLAKLNLAQRQVPIIVKLPPAARQDLSLLERLTVPGKYGPVMIANVATLSIAGGPAEIDRYDRLRNINFEIELNGQPLGEVEKAALAMPSLSKLPPGVIQTTVGDAEAMGELFQSFALAMATGVLCIYIVLVLLFKDFVQPVTILAALILSVPGAFLALFLSHTALSMPSMIGLIMLMGIATKNSILLIDYVILARREHGLDRWSALLDACRKRARPIIMTTIAMGAGMMPIALGIGTDPSFRAPMAIVVIGGLITSTFLSLLVIPVVFTYIDDLIGKVRGGLGMKGQ
- a CDS encoding ISL3 family transposase; its protein translation is MSNAMLALQFWEGHVVDSCCEEADGSLLISLSEAPEILACCGSCQAPCVLVHERNRRRIRERDWFDRRVWLDVPIRRMDCHHCGARVVEQIAWLDKRSRITHRVRAWVEALAQLLPIAHVAQLTGLHWHTIKAIDHQRLERLHGEFNAKGSRRLVMDEFALHKGHRYATVVMDAQCMRVLWVGEGNSREAIRPFFELLGEEACRQIEAVAMDMNTAFDLEVRKHCPNAEVVYDLFHVVARFGRDVVDRVRVDQANALREQPAARKVIKRSRWLLLRNRDNLQEEQAVKLEELLAANAPLATVYLLKTELKEIWFAPSVREGAQRWRRWYRLAIESQLAPAIQFARRLRKYLRGILASAIYPMNSSILEGVNNRIKVIKRMAYGFRDSAYFFLKIKAAFPGKAR
- a CDS encoding BrnT family toxin, with product MNTFDPDKDASNKAKHGVSLADAGLIDWNAALVWADERKVYGETRLVALAPIDDRLFCCVYVERDGQRRIISLRKANKREVMFYVEND
- a CDS encoding BrnA antitoxin family protein, giving the protein MLKTIKTRSGRVLALPSDDEDAAITAAALGDPDNQPLTAEQLGQFKRRGRPVGSNKAKVNLRIDVDILEAFKSGGEGWQTRINAALRDWVQHH